Proteins encoded together in one Microcebus murinus isolate Inina chromosome 18, M.murinus_Inina_mat1.0, whole genome shotgun sequence window:
- the TMEM106A gene encoding transmembrane protein 106A, with the protein MGERFSQLGSQWEDEKKLILPPNPAIGSKAYSSTGSSKSLCSHVPCEGAAGASFVTCPTCQGSGEIPQELEKQLVALIPYGDQRLKPRHTKFFVFLAVLICLMTSSSVVFFLFPRSIIVQPSGLNSSTVAFDEADIHLNITNILNISNSNYYPITVTQLTIEVLHLSLVVGQVSDSLLLHIGPLASEQIFYAVASRIWDENTYKICTWLKIKVHHVLLHIQGTLTCYYLSHSEQLVFQSYEYVDCRGNMSESRLLVPRPP; encoded by the exons ATGGGTGAGAGATTCTCCCAGCTGGGCTCTCAGTGGGAAGATGAAAAGAAGTTGATCCTGCCCCCTAACCCCGCCATTGGCAGCAAGGCCTACTCCAGCACCGGTAGCAGCAAGTCTCTTTGTTCCCATGTGCCTTGTGAAGGGGCTGCTGGTGCCAGCTTTGTGACATGTCCTACCTGCCAAGGCAGTGGTGAGATTCCCCAAG agCTGGAAAAGCAGCTGGTGGCTCTCATCCCCTATGGGGACCAGAGGCTGAAGCCCAGGCACAC GAAGTTCTTTGTGTTCCTAGCCGTGCTCATCTGCCTGATGACTTCCTCCTCCGTCGTCTTTTTCTTGTTTCCGAGGTCCATCATCGTGCAGCCTTCAGGCCTCAACTCTTCCACGGTGGCCTTTGATGAGGCTGACATCCACCTCAACATAACG AATATCTTGAACATCTCCAATAGCAACTACTACCCCATCACGGTGACCCAGCTAACCATCGAGGTTCTGCACCTGTCCCTCGTGGTGGGGCAGGTTTCTGACAGCCTTCTCCTACACATTGGCCCTTTGGCCAGTGAACAG ATATTTTATGCAGTAGCCAGCAGGATATGGGATGAAAACACATA caAAATCTGTACCTGGCTGAAAATCAAAGTCCACCATGTACTTTTGCACATCCA GGGCACCCTGACCTGTTACTACCTGAGCCATTCGGAGCAGCTGGTCTTCCAGAGCTATGAATACGTGGACTGCCGGGGAAACATGTCGGAGTCCCGCCTGCTGGTCCCTCGCCCACCATGA
- the CCDC200 gene encoding coiled-coil domain-containing protein 200 isoform X1, which translates to MGSAYHWEARRRQMALDRRRWLMAQHQEQQQQQEQNKLQEEEDQLEKITQPPQQTKEPHPAPAKAQTPEQQPKFPAPQPPRAQPQLIPPPPPPPPPPPPPPQPPQPPQPPQPPPQPPLQPMQQNAQTCFPPGPPKCNLQDSQMPGLRAPYETGPTTNTGYSRLKSTNYLQQW; encoded by the exons ATGGGTAGTGCCTACCACTGGGAGGCCAGGCGTAGGCAGATGGCTTTGGATCGAAGGAGGTGGCTGATGGCCCAGCATCAggagcagcagcaacagcag GAACAGAACAAACTCCAAGAGGAGGAAGACCAGCTGGAGAAAATCACCCAGCCACCCCAGCAGACGAAGGAGCCACATCCGGCACCGGCAAAAGCACAAACACCGGAGCAGCAGCCAAAGTTCCCAGCTCCACAGCCGCCACGGGCGCAGCCACAGCTAAtaccgcccccgccgccgccgccgccgcccccgccgccgccgccacagcCACCACAGCCGCCACAGCCGCCACAGCCGCCACCCCAGCCGCCACTGCAGCCGATGCAACAAAATGCTCAAACCTGTTTTCCTCCGGGGCCCCCCAAGTGCAATCTCCAGGATTCCCAGATGCCAG GTCTCAGAGCCCCGTACGAAACTGGCCCTACCACAAACACTGGGTATTCACGACTAAAG TCTACGAATTATCTGCAGCAATGGTGA
- the CCDC200 gene encoding coiled-coil domain-containing protein 200 isoform X2, which produces MGSAYHWEARRRQMALDRRRWLMAQHQEQQQQQNKLQEEEDQLEKITQPPQQTKEPHPAPAKAQTPEQQPKFPAPQPPRAQPQLIPPPPPPPPPPPPPPQPPQPPQPPQPPPQPPLQPMQQNAQTCFPPGPPKCNLQDSQMPGLRAPYETGPTTNTGYSRLKSTNYLQQW; this is translated from the exons ATGGGTAGTGCCTACCACTGGGAGGCCAGGCGTAGGCAGATGGCTTTGGATCGAAGGAGGTGGCTGATGGCCCAGCATCAggagcagcagcaacagcag AACAAACTCCAAGAGGAGGAAGACCAGCTGGAGAAAATCACCCAGCCACCCCAGCAGACGAAGGAGCCACATCCGGCACCGGCAAAAGCACAAACACCGGAGCAGCAGCCAAAGTTCCCAGCTCCACAGCCGCCACGGGCGCAGCCACAGCTAAtaccgcccccgccgccgccgccgccgcccccgccgccgccgccacagcCACCACAGCCGCCACAGCCGCCACAGCCGCCACCCCAGCCGCCACTGCAGCCGATGCAACAAAATGCTCAAACCTGTTTTCCTCCGGGGCCCCCCAAGTGCAATCTCCAGGATTCCCAGATGCCAG GTCTCAGAGCCCCGTACGAAACTGGCCCTACCACAAACACTGGGTATTCACGACTAAAG TCTACGAATTATCTGCAGCAATGGTGA